A window from Leuconostoc mesenteroides subsp. mesenteroides encodes these proteins:
- a CDS encoding DUF1175 family protein, which yields MERLDKKVVASGLSLLGLVGVGSGIAHADDVKSTVNKAVNSVAEAAGLIDNKTVNLTQKSLTIPKDKVAHIETPAEKQVSQKATTQLTSYKVKSGDSLWSIAHDHNLHVDDLVSENNNSDLISVGQTLNLPTHIGADTQNKAADQTTTDITKSTEAQVNLLQPGTNAPVSDVSVADNSVSSTSSTVANTADSSVSSEKSVQSSSESSVTESSVVLGESNEEPSSVTEDVSSTAPSTEDVTSETPHTPVNTSLQNSDTTTASAASDVTPYTNPVVSTATDTSADSNNAYDTAAVSSANSSVGQQYNQLSSTANSNSNLVNLSTGSASQIVSSSTSHYTSENSAAIIALAQQLVAQNIPYIWGGGTPSTGFDCSGLVSYVFKKAAGISLPHSSVEQEMYTQKKSVSQAQPGDLLFWGTPGASYHVAIYIGNNQYIAAPKPGLNVRVETISPNFLPSFAGSIK from the coding sequence ATGGAACGACTGGATAAAAAAGTAGTAGCTTCAGGACTAAGTTTATTAGGCCTGGTAGGCGTTGGCTCGGGTATCGCCCATGCTGATGATGTTAAAAGCACTGTCAACAAGGCCGTTAATTCTGTTGCTGAAGCTGCTGGATTAATTGATAACAAAACGGTTAACCTCACTCAAAAGAGTTTAACAATACCAAAAGATAAGGTAGCTCATATTGAGACACCAGCTGAGAAGCAAGTTTCCCAAAAAGCCACCACGCAATTAACATCATATAAAGTAAAGTCTGGAGATTCCCTTTGGTCGATTGCACATGATCATAATTTGCATGTAGATGATCTCGTGAGTGAAAATAATAATTCTGATTTAATATCAGTAGGGCAAACATTAAACTTGCCAACTCATATTGGCGCTGATACACAAAATAAGGCGGCTGACCAAACTACAACAGATATTACTAAAAGCACTGAAGCGCAGGTCAATTTGTTACAACCTGGAACTAATGCACCTGTTTCAGATGTATCAGTTGCTGACAACTCAGTTTCTTCAACATCATCAACAGTAGCAAACACCGCAGATTCTAGTGTGTCAAGTGAAAAATCAGTACAATCAAGTTCAGAAAGTTCAGTGACAGAGAGTTCGGTAGTCTTAGGCGAATCAAATGAAGAACCAAGTTCAGTGACAGAAGACGTCTCTTCAACAGCTCCTAGTACAGAAGATGTAACATCAGAAACACCACACACGCCAGTCAATACTAGCTTGCAAAATAGTGATACAACAACCGCAAGTGCTGCTAGTGATGTTACGCCCTATACAAATCCTGTGGTTTCAACAGCAACAGATACTTCAGCCGACAGCAATAATGCTTATGACACGGCTGCTGTTTCCAGTGCCAATTCGAGTGTTGGTCAACAGTATAATCAATTATCCTCAACTGCGAACAGCAATAGTAATTTAGTCAATCTTTCTACAGGATCTGCCAGTCAAATAGTAAGTTCTAGTACAAGTCACTATACATCTGAAAATTCTGCTGCAATTATTGCGTTAGCACAGCAACTGGTAGCACAAAATATTCCTTATATTTGGGGTGGAGGAACGCCTTCAACTGGATTTGATTGTTCTGGATTAGTGAGTTATGTTTTCAAAAAAGCAGCTGGCATCTCATTACCGCATTCGTCTGTTGAACAAGAAATGTATACTCAAAAAAAGTCGGTTTCTCAAGCTCAACCAGGTGACCTATTATTTTGGGGGACACCTGGCGCCTCATATCATGTGGCTATTTATATTGGTAACAATCAATATATTGCCGCACCAAAGCCTGGATTAAATGTACGCGTTGAAACGATTTCACCAAATTTCTTGCCATCTTTCGCTGGTTCAATTAAGTGA
- a CDS encoding CsbD family protein has product MTVEEKFDNTKDKIAGKAKEIEGRVTGDKQRELQGKTQNIFGKAKDAFVDIKDAAEEAVKDTIDDYKQDSKKNIDK; this is encoded by the coding sequence ATGACAGTTGAAGAAAAGTTTGATAATACCAAGGACAAGATTGCTGGAAAAGCAAAAGAAATTGAGGGTAGAGTTACTGGTGACAAACAACGGGAGTTGCAAGGTAAGACCCAAAACATTTTCGGTAAGGCAAAAGACGCGTTTGTTGATATTAAAGATGCGGCAGAAGAAGCCGTTAAAGATACGATTGATGATTACAAGCAAGATAGCAAAAAAAATATTGATAAATAA
- a CDS encoding DUF2179 domain-containing protein — protein sequence MKNIKINWRKSLLTILIFFASSAVQVVGLNAFLIPNNVFSGGFNGIAQLLSLFSQSFFHVSMPTGIFIMIFNIPVGIVGWKMIGGKFTILSFANSLFVSTVQIIAPTQALTTNPLLAALFGGLLIGAAIGLAMRYGFSTGGMDIVAMVVQKRTGKSIGALMNVINFVVVIIAGSFIGWQNALFTIIGIYATGRVVDTLYTSYQKLTAMIVTSKGDEVVAELHKDLIRGITILPSKGAYTKRDSTTLMMVLSRYELFEMQEVVHRIDPKAFINLMNTVSVSGEFLDADRQLQMKRAVAVPKIETVEAQIEAEQRLEEQLEKLDDKK from the coding sequence ATGAAAAATATTAAAATTAACTGGCGAAAATCACTACTTACGATACTTATCTTTTTTGCTAGTTCAGCTGTACAAGTAGTTGGATTAAACGCTTTTTTAATTCCTAATAATGTTTTCTCAGGTGGATTTAACGGTATCGCACAGTTACTATCGTTGTTCTCTCAAAGTTTTTTCCACGTTAGTATGCCTACCGGAATCTTTATTATGATTTTCAATATTCCAGTGGGAATTGTTGGTTGGAAAATGATTGGTGGTAAATTTACAATATTGAGCTTTGCCAACTCACTATTCGTATCCACTGTTCAAATTATTGCCCCAACACAAGCCTTAACCACGAATCCGCTTTTAGCAGCCTTATTTGGTGGTTTATTAATTGGTGCCGCGATAGGATTGGCCATGAGATATGGTTTTTCAACAGGAGGCATGGATATTGTCGCAATGGTTGTTCAAAAGCGAACCGGTAAATCAATTGGTGCGTTGATGAACGTGATTAATTTTGTCGTTGTGATTATTGCTGGGTCATTTATAGGATGGCAAAATGCTTTGTTCACAATTATTGGTATTTATGCAACTGGTCGTGTTGTTGATACGCTATATACTAGTTATCAAAAGTTGACGGCAATGATTGTGACCTCAAAAGGTGATGAAGTTGTTGCAGAGTTACACAAAGATCTCATCCGAGGAATTACCATTTTGCCATCGAAAGGGGCATATACCAAACGCGATTCGACAACATTAATGATGGTTCTTTCTCGTTATGAACTGTTTGAAATGCAAGAGGTCGTTCATCGTATTGATCCAAAAGCGTTTATTAATTTAATGAATACAGTTAGTGTTTCAGGGGAGTTTCTTGATGCTGACCGTCAGCTACAAATGAAGCGAGCAGTCGCTGTTCCAAAAATTGAAACGGTTGAGGCGCAAATTGAAGCTGAACAACGGTTAGAAGAGCAACTTGAAAAATTAGACGATAAAAAGTAA
- a CDS encoding 4-oxalocrotonate tautomerase has protein sequence MPIVQVELLEGRSHEQLAKMVKDITDVIVEDAGASREAVHVILREMPKDHYAVGGVLKSDQ, from the coding sequence ATGCCAATAGTACAAGTCGAATTGCTTGAAGGTCGTTCACACGAACAACTTGCCAAAATGGTGAAAGACATTACTGATGTTATTGTTGAAGATGCAGGTGCCTCACGAGAAGCCGTTCATGTTATTTTACGTGAAATGCCAAAAGACCATTATGCGGTCGGTGGTGTCTTAAAAAGTGATCAATAA